CCGTGTATACATATGCGGATGAGTTCGGCCTGCTGGGCCTACCGTGTATGTGGATGAGTTCGGCTGAGACAGGGGCGTCCCCGTGTCGGACGAGGGCTCGGTGTGACGGGTGGGCGCATGGGGTTTGACAAGCGACGAAAAACTTGGTGAAGAGAACgttccgtattttttagatagatACAAATTGCCTTGATGCATCTGGACGTGTGCATCCTTCCTTGTGGCTGATCTAATCCATGTATGTACCGATACCAATATCGAGTTAGTtcaaggggggggggggtgtgcCAGCTACCGGCCATCACATTTTGAGGTATACGTTCAGTTCAAATGAATCTCGTTTGAGAAAATTAcgcaaaaccaccacatttgagGAACACATCTAGAAaaccaccttttttttttcaaattaccACCGCTTTTGTGCTCCTTCGTACTCCTGCACACTGATTTCACAGTTGATCGCGTTTTGACGGAAATACTGACCAggggacccacatgtcggtGCCACCGTGGCGCCTCATTGGATAAGAACCTTCTTCCCTACTCCGTTCGCCCTCGAGCCGTGTCACCGCCACCCTCAAGCTCCTCGCGCCCACATCCGTCCGCCTGCGAGCCGTGCTGCCACCGCCCTCTAGCTCGTCGCGCCCGCCTCCGTCCGCCCGCgtttgctgccgccgccttcaAGCTCGCCGTGCTGCAAGCTCGAAGAAGACAAACACAAGCACCCTGAGATATCCTACGACCAAGAACACGGCCCAAATTTAGCAAGGAGCTATCATGTCGATTGACGAATCATTGGGTCACCTCGAAGTTTCCACAAGTCCCAACAAGGAAAGATTTAAGTTACCGAACCATAGAAACAGTATGAACTTGATTTATTTCGGCGTTGGAATAAATTCATAGAAATCATAAACACACGATGCCAGCTATGGTTTTCGATGTGCTGGGCCGAATTATGATACCTTCTCATCTTAGTGGGCCAAATAAATGTCCGTCGTGCACAACCCAGCAAAAATTGGCCACCGACCTGtacaaaaagagaagaaaataatTGGCACCGGAAAAAgaattgagagagagagagagagaggcgcaAAAATAGGGGAATATCTCGATCGTGGTGTGGGCTTTAAACTCCCTTTGGCACCGGCCACTAGGGTTTCTCCTTCTTTTCTCCCCCGCTCTCGCGCTCCTCCCCCGTcgcctagctagggttttggcctctccgccgccaccaccgcgcGAGAGAGACCAGAGCGAGTAGCCAGCCATGTCGCTGCGTCCGAACGAGCGGGTGGAGGCGCGGAAGAGCAGCTACAAGTCGACGGTGGACGCCGatgacgggcggcggcggcgcgagggcgACATGGTGGAGATCCGAAAGAGCCGCCGTGAGGAGAGCCTCCTCAAGAAGCGCCGCGAGGGcctccaagcccaggcccCCGTCCCCGCAGCCGGCGTCGAGAAGAAGGTGAAGATACCGCACACCCCTGCTCTAATCCCCTCCTGCGCGCCGTTTTGCGTCTTGTACAGGAGATTTCAGATGAGTTCACAGTTTGAGAAGTGTTTGCTTCTTgttcagtactccctccgtcccataattcttgtcgaaatattacatgtatctagacgctttctaggaatagatacatccatttttgggcaaatttgagacaagaattatgagacggagggagtagattttaGTAACTGTTTAGGACGTGAGCTATGCCCATGGGATATTTGTGCGCCTACGCATTTTTTGTGCGCACTAGTGAGCAGATGCCTACTAGTGTTACATGTGTTGCTTGTAGATTCAAGCAGTACCTAGCCTAGTCGTTCCCCGGATCCTGATTAGTGACTCCATTTGTGGGGTTGTAGAACTCTCGATGACATCATTTTGCAGGTCCTATATTAGTCTGCTTCGACTGGCACTTTTTTTACATATAATTTTtgaatgtatatatgtttGGTCGACTGCGACTTGTGGGTTATCTCTGCCAACTctagtttttcaaatgttAGGTCTGCATATGTTTTTAACTGACATATTCGTCGTTTCCATTTTTTAATTACGGTTACATGTTATAGATGCTTAGGTGTATTTTCATGGACCTCTAAAAGCTGATTTGAGCAGTTGATCTTGgactctcttttttcattttccttaTTTTTCTTTAGACCACCTTTTGTAGGAGGAAAGTTCTTATAGAAGATTACTGATGTTATGAACTGTTGGTACAGTATACAATCTTTTTCCTAATTAAATTAGAGATCTAGTGTAGAATATAATATAGGATTGTTAGATCTTAGGTTGCAGAAGCGTTCTGTGCACTATAAGAAGCTAGATCATTTTGATCTTTACTAATATGTGGGATAGATCTCTTTATGGTTTAGGCGGCAGGCCAGGGTTCACTATTTTTCGTCTATAAAATTATATTTAAATTTCTCAGTTTGTGCTTCCATGTTTTTATTGTTTAATCAGGAGATTGAACATGTTATGTCTTCTGCATTACGCATTTTATTGCAGTTGCAGACATGCTCAAGAAGCCAGTACATTGCTGTATCATTATTTTTGCAGATTTATTTGCAATTAAAACATCAACCTCTGTTGTTGATGATTAGTTTTCTGAGGCATTGAGTTTAATCAGGTCAATGCACTAAAAGTTAAACTTGACGgctttgtttgcttttctGATCCCACTTTTCTTGCTGAACTGCCTAGGTTTCAGTAGTGCTTGTGAAACCTGGTTCTCCTGTCACATTATTGTGAATTTGTGACTGAGCAGCACAATCTAGCATGCCAGcagattttattttgtttgacaATAGATGCTGGATTAATTTCTACCTGATAATAGATGCTATTTGCTTATTTTATTAGGAATGGTTATATATCAGTGTGTTGTTCCGGACATTAGCTATTGTCACTAAACAGGTCTTCAGATGCTTTTTTGGCTTATCTGGAGCATTACTGGGAAGCTAGCTCAGGCCTTATTCTTACAGACATACAGTAGCCTTTCAGGTCATGTTGAACCATTCATAGAGTTTTTCCAATTGAGGTCTTTTAATGTCGTGTTAGTGTTTTGCTGTCTGTAACTGTTGTTTTTCATTTGTTGATTGCAATATTAttgaatttgatttgatttagGTGCTTTTTATCTTTGTCAAAAGTCCAAACCACCTTCTTTTAGAGCAGTGTGCTGCTTCTAGTTCTTTTTTGGGCTTGATAAATTAACCTCAACATTTGGCTTTCTGATTTAATTTTGTAGCTAGAAAGCCTTCCTGCTATGGTTGCGGGGGTTTATTCAGATGATATTAATCTTCAGCTTGAGGCGACGACACAGTTCCGCAAATTGCTTTCAATAGGTATACTATACTAACCTTTCAgttgtttttttattagatTTCTTATGAAACTCACCTTTTATTTCTCTTAGCGAGTGAATATTAACAAGTAATATAACATTTATTGATCAGAGAGGAGCCCTCCAATCGAAGAAGTTATCAAGTCAGGTGTCGTTCCTCGATTTGTGCAATGTCTTGGCAGAGATGATTTCCCACAACTCCAGGTATGCGTCAACAAAATCTTATTTGTACAATCCAGTGGGTCCCTGAACCAATCAGACTTCTTACAGTGGtctttttgaaatttttggtaGTTTGAAGCAGCGTGGGCACTCACAAACATTGCTTCTGGCACATCGGAAAATACAAAGGTTGTCATTGATCATGGCGCAGTTCCAATATTTGTGAAGCTTCTTGGGTCTGGTAGTGATGATGTTCGTGAGCAGGTATTGCTCACTTGTTTGGCTAATATTTTCATATTGTTGTTTAGTGCTTGCTGGAGTGATAATGTTGTGACTTCTAAAAATGATTTCAAGGCTGTCTGGGCGTTGGGAAATGTTGCTGGCGACTCCCCCAGGTGCCGTGACCTTGTTCTTGAAAGTGGTGCATTGATGCCTCTGCTCGCACAGTTGAATGAGCATGCTAAACTCTCCATGTTAAGGAATGCCACCTGGACTCTATCAAATTTCTGCAGAGGAAAGCCACAACCAGCCTTTGATCAGGTTTTGTAGGGTTGCACATTTTATATCCTTTTGTGGTTTGTATGTAACAGCAGTTCATTGATTTGATTCTATTGGTTTCATAGACTAAGCCTGCCCTGCCAGCACTTGCACGACTTATTCATTCCAATGACGAGGAAGTTTTAACTGATGCATGCTGGGCTCTCTCGTATCTCTCTGATGGCACCAATGACAAAATCCAATCTGTGATTGACGCTGGTGTCTGTCCCCGGCTTGTGGAACTTCTCCTGTATGTGACAACGCTGCATCACAACTTTCTGTTATTTGAATCTATATCGTATTATGTACACTCATTTTATTCTTTCGTTATTCTTAATGACATGAAGGCATCCATCACCCTCAGTGCTTATACCTGCACTACGAACTGTTGGAAATATAGTTACTGGAGATGACTCACAAACTCAGGTATATCATTCATTTTGTTAGTGTTCTTTAGATTTGATACATtttgcaacaacaaaatatcATTATTTTGAGCTCATTGTTCAGAGGATattattcttttatgcatCAAGTTTGCTATCTTGTATCTAATGTGGCAAACATTTCGTAAAATCTTTTTTGAATATGAAGTGAATTTGATTGTTGTTTTCAATACTCTTGTTTATAACTTGGTTCCTCACTGTACAACCTTGTTGTCCTAGCAATTGAATTAAGTCCTTCCTAGTTTGTATCACTATTCATGTAAGATATTCATCTTTCATCTCTGACTTTGTCACAAGTGGCTATTAGTGATTACAAATATACAGTTTTTATATTTTGAGATAGCTGAGATGTTGTCTTGCTATACATGTATATGTTGAGCAGTTATCTGTGCAATTTTTCTATTTCATTCAATTTAAGTTTCGTTCTGTAGTGCATCATTGATCATCAAGCTCTTGCCTGCCTCCTAAGCCTCTTGACACAAAATCACAAGAAAAGCATTAAGAAAGAGGCCTGCTGGACGGTTTCAAATATTACTGCTGGTAACAAAGATCAGATACAGGTACAGATTTGGCTTGTGGTCACATGGTTTGTTTTCATGTTACACTTATGGTGGCCTTTGTTAGTTGTAAATACTCATGGTGTTGACTGATTACCGATTCAGTTCGCCAACAGAATGTCTTGTGTAGTGCATATCTATTAAGCCTAGCGTTGCATTGTGCTATAATTTGTTAACAGATAGTCTTTCCTACCTGTCGTCTTACTATTAACAGCAAGCTTTCAGGTATAGTTTTCATTTTGTCGCTTTGTATGAAATATTGGaactatttttatttgtcATGTTGGTGgtagaaagaattaaaacgtGCTGGCAACACAAAAGTAAGATGATTAAGAACTAAGAAGCCCTAACCTTTTGCCTGAATTTTAGTTTGACTAAAATGTCGACTGCAAGTTTTATACAGTAGAAGTGTTTGCTTTCGTTTTGTTATTTTTGGAATGTCCTTATGTATCGTTTGCACAGGTGACACCGATGTACTTGATGTAGGGATGCAAACGTGATCCTGCGAACGGCCCACTTCTAGTTCGTTTGAAGTGGGACTTTCGCTggatcccgtttgcatccCTAACTTTAATGTCCTTAACATAATGGATTAATTAGCATATTGTACTGAAGTCGTTGGTTTAGCTTTTACTAGAACAATTCTATTAGTTGTGCTAATTATTGATTGCTTACTTTGTAACACTGGTTTGTTAGGCTGTGATAAATGCCGGAATTATTGGTCCTTTGGTACATCTGCTGCAAACAGCAGAGTTTGATATCAAGAAGGAGGCTGCCTGGGCCATCTCAAATGCTACCTCGGGTGGTTCCCATGATCAAATCAAGTACGTTCTCTCGTTTGTTGTTATTCAGTTTATTTATATACAATAAAATGTGATTCCTTTTATTTTGAGTTCCATTGGGAGTTGATGTTGTATATGTCTTGTCTATATAGGTATTTGGTCAGCGAGGGTTGCATCAAGCCATTGTGCGACCTTCTTATTTGCCCAGATTCAAGAATTGTTACAGTTTGTTTGGAGGGTCTTGAGAACATTCTCAAAGTTGGAGAAACAGACAAGAATTTGGGTGGTGATGGGAATGTATATGCCCTGATGATTGATGAAGCAGAAGGCCTGGAGAAGATTGAGAACCTGCAGAGTCATGATAACAATGAAATTTATGAAAAAGCTGTGAAGATTCTTGAGGCTTACTGGatggacgaggaagacgatgcAATGGGGGGTGCTATGGAAGCTTCTCAAGGTGTTTCCTTTGATTTCGGCCAAGGTGGCAACCCTGATTTGAACTTGGGCTAAATACAGGTCAGGGTTCTCTCAACCTAACCATGTATTGTTTTTATCTTGTCAATAGTAGGTTCGTAATTTGTGGCAACACCCATTGACATCAAATTCCTTTTGCAGATTTGATCGATGGTGCTGGTTTCTCGTCGCTGCAGTTCACCATTTGGTCCAGTCGATGTGTGGGGGGGCGGTCCAATAAGCTTAAAAGATTTCGAATGGGCAATTATTTCCAGCTGGTCCTGGGGTATCATGTCGCACGCAGTGTTTGTAACAGGATTACAATGGTCATACTTGGgagtctgtttttttttatcaggcTACTATGTAGGGTTTGCATCTTTAGTATGGTGTGCTATTTTGCTACTGTATAGCCTGAGTTAAGGTTCTGCAACTCTTGAGAGGCCGTAGTCAACGTTCCTGAATGGTGGTTTGGTTTTGAGAATCTTCAGGAATGAATAGTTGCAATTCGTACGAACTTATGAACCCTAATGCATCCTCTTTTATGTTACATTTTCTCAATTGTTTAGTTCTGTCATTTGCTCAATTATGCTATGTGCGTCGTAGAATCGTAGGAAGTAACTAAATAATGCTTCAGGAATGAAGGGTTAGAGTTCGTCAGGGGGTATTACATGCAATTTAGTCAATCACGAATCAAGTAATTGTACATTTGATATCTCGTACATTTCGAAACAAATTGTTACACATGAGCAAATAATGCTTTGTCGCAAAGCTGAAAGCAATTCTTAAAATTGACAAATGGATAGAGGGATACGTGTGCAGGACACACACTGTCTCTGCCCGCATTCTCGACTGGGCGCTCAAACTTCAGACAGCCGTGGACACCTTGGTAATGCATCCGGCGTTGCTGGGCTGCACTTGGCACGGGGCAGCAGTGATCTCCGGCGCATTCGGCAGCATCGGATGTGGATGTGGGTGTGGTTGTGGGTACGGGTGCGGAGCCGGGTGTGGCGGGTACGACACGGGCGGCAGGTGGTGGTGCGGGACGCCCGCGTGTCCCGGGTAGTGGtgtccggcgccgccgtgatGGCCACGCAGCTTGTGCGCCTGCACGGCGGTGACATAGACGACGAagccgacgacgacggtgaTGAGCCCCAGGAtcccggccgccgcgaacATCCCCGGGCGCACCCGGTGGCACACGGGCCGCGGCTTCCGCCAGTCGCTGACGTGCCCGGACTCCACCCCGATGCCGATCATCAGCAGCACCTCCGCCAGCCCGAAGCAGATCCTGCACGCATCAATTCGATTCGTCACTCGATCATCACAGTGTGTCAGCAGCAAAATCAATTTTGCCCAATGCAAGGCATATGGGTTAGTGGCGGTCGATCGACGTACCATGTGACGAAGAAGAGGCAGCATGTCTGCCAGGGGAGAGTGTTGGGGCCGGTGGAGACGCGGGGGTGGTCCTGGGCGACGGCGtgggccgtggcggcggagtccggcgcggcgacggcgagcagcATGTAGGCGTGCACGGCGAACATGGCGACGGCGAGCAGCAGGAAAGCTGCGATGGCGAAGATGAGCGGCGAGCGGCCGCTGCTGTTGTAGAAGCACACGTCCATCTGCCCCGCGCTCCCCTGCACGGTCATCAGGTAGTTGGACACCTGCAAACCAAAGCAGGCAGGCCAACCCAAGCAAGCATCAGGACAAGCTAGCTAGTAAATGAAGCAGTGTGCTGCATTAACGTACTGTACCTCGGAGCGGGAGCcctcggcggcgaggcagAGGATGAAGCTGATGAGGCCGCAGAGCACGGAGAGGCCGACGAGACCCATGGCGATCTGGCCGCCGgaccgcgccgcgcgccggtCATGGGCCTTGCGCAGGGACAGGTCATCGTGCGTcacgggcgccgccgccggccgcatTGCCAACTCTCTCTCACTCACTTGCTGCAAAATTAACCTGCTGCTAGTACAAGCGAGACACCTGCAGATTGCTGCTACTAGCTAGGCTTTGCCTTTTTTTCCGATCGAGCCCGATCACGTATGGTATATATGGTCTCGAGTCTCGACCACGGTGAGACTGGGAATATGTCGTTGCATTGGTGCGAGAGGAAGGGATTGTGGAAGTAGGTAGGCTTGGGACATGGGACAGACCAGCACGGGAGGAATCCAATCCACGCATCCACATCTCGCTTCCGGCGACGCGATCGGGGGTTCCTTGCGCCGTGCCGGGAGAGGAGACATTCCGATTCCTTTCGCCTTTCGTTTCTTTTTCACCACTGATGATGATCGGGGGAGCGCCCCGCTTACCTTCTTTCCGTAGCGCTGGTTACTTCCTCGCGTTGCCTTTTGGGGGAAAAGCGACCACAAGCGGCATCTGCGCTTTGTACCGCCAACGAGGCAACCGACAGAGAAAGTGGAGTaataacttctttttttgtaagGAGGGAAACAAATTAAAAGTTGGAGATTGCTGCCCGTTCGTATGGCACCATCGAATTGGAGATGTATCCGTGTCCTCTCCCACTGACTCTACGAATTGGTGATGCACAATTGACCGGACCTTTTCACCTCCTTTTAATCGTCACAGACAATGAAAGCAAttcatcatctaaaaaaaagatgaaagcAATTCCACCTGCCTTATCCGATAATCCCAATAAAAGGcaccaagaaacaaatcaattcgagaagaaaaaagaaaccatGAAATAGCTGCTAAAAATGGATCGCATGAAATTTAGCAAGTAGCCACTGTGAAGGGAAGGATCATGAAGTTCCTATGACCATAATTTGACGCCAGACCTATACATGCTGGAATGTGATATTCTTTCTTTCCATATGAAACaagaaatataaaaaatgaCAAGATAACGTCCTTTCAGAGAAGGTACTTTGTAACAGCAATTAGAGTAAGTACAGAGATAAATAACCTCTAGGCTAGTACTCTAGTTGGACTCTGAAGATGCGTCACACCAGAAACAGAAAGACTCTGATTATATTCTGAAGATGCGGCGACAGAAAATAATCCGAGATTAGATTCCAGGGATGCACCAGTTGAACAAATAGGTAAACATTAGGCAAAACATCCTTGGCTGAGTTTGGAAATCCTCTTCAAAGGTATTAAATAGCATGCTTCATTCCATACGGAAATCCATTCTTATGCAGGGACACAACTTAAACTTGGTGAATATTTAACTAAGCATAGCATGTCAAAGGATGTATTATCAAATGTTAAGACAAAAAATGCGAAACATATGATTTTAGAACAGGCTAAGATGTGAAAGTAAACTATATTGCGATAAATTAATGGCATGGAACACCGATTAAGCTTTAGTGCCAtataaaacaaaatacataATAATAAAATGCTCTAAGAGTAAACTTATGTTTTGAAAATATGTCCAGTACGATTTGACAAGAAATGACTATCAGTTTACTTAACCAATCCACACACATGCCAAACTGGTACCAGATTGTACGAGTATTTGTTTAGAAAAGCATAGAAAGGAAAGAGCTAGCCATAGCAGCGTCCAGAGAACAAAAGTTGTTACAAACAGCATTACAACATATAACAACCAAGCTACAAGGAATCAAATGCGCCTGCTTCAGCTTCACCAAACCCGTAGGAGCTGAAATGCTTCACTCGGAACTTCCACTCACCCTTAGAAGCATCAAATGAGATGAACTCCGCACCCTGCTCCTCTGCTTTCTTCACCAGCATGTCCCTGTACTTGTCTACCCTCGGACCCTCCGTATACTGATCGCCTGTCTTCCTGTTAACACACTTGATGTTCAAAAGAGTCACCACTGCAGCTTTGTTCAGACCCTCACCGACCGGCGGCTTCTTGCTATCGTCCTTGTATACAATCACTTCGCGGTTATTAAATTCCACAATCGACTCCAGATCAAGGCCCCTTATGTCAGTTTCTCCCAAGAATTTGATGCTACCATAGGCTTGATGTCCAACAACAAAGTCTCTCACCCGACAGCAGTAGCCTGGTTCAGCACGCTCCTTGGCAGCAAGCTCCTCTAGACTAGGTTCCGTGAAGTAATCTGCCTGGGAGAGCTTAGGCATGAGCTTTTCAATAGAAGCACCATTCACTCGCCGTGTCCCAGCCTCAAGCTCACTTGATGCATGGTGGTCATCACGGTACATGCCATTTCCCATTGGACCAGACTGAGTTGGTGACATGAAAGCGCTATTGCGCTCCCTCCTAACCAAAGcatctgtttgtttgtttggatcAGCTGAATCGCTCAGAATTGATTGCCTGTCAACCACATTACGTGAAGGCCATTGATCGATTGGACGGATTATCAGACTTCTAGGGTTCTCTCTAGGGATTAGAAAAGCATCCGCTTTTGGTGTTGCAGAAGACTCTTCATCATCAGCAAAGAATGGAACCTTGCCATCAGATGTCGGATTATATTTCCGTGGCAGCAATTTCATCCTTCTCTGTGACAAATGCCTAGGAACCACCATGGATAATGTTCTGCTTGCAAGAGGCTTCTCAGCAACCGGCATACTTGATATTCCATATTGGATAGAAGGCGAGGATCCACCATTCCCAATGGACATCTGAGGCATTGCTGGAAGTGTCCCGAAGGGATTTAAAACAAGGGCCGGCTGCATGACCATATTGGACTGGCTagtggtttgctgtccaaatGGGACCAAATTTGTCGTGTTGGAAACAGCAGGGAATCCACCTGCAGAAGCTTGTTGTGTCTGAGGTTGGAATGAGAACAAGCTTGGAGTTTGACCAGGGGCAGATTGTTGAAACGTTGATGTTAGAAAAGGTGAAGAACTGCTGCTAAACAACCCTCCAGTCATTCCAAGGTTGGACGTGTTGAATATACCAGCAGAGAAAGCTGAAGTGCTTGATTGCTGGCCAAATGGCTGTTGCCCAATTGCAGGGGAAGACTGAAACAGCCCAGCTGATTGCGAGTTATTACCGATGGATAAGCCAGTACCAAATGGATTAGTGCTTGTCGATGACGTGTTGAACAGCGACGGAGTGGTATTTGCAAACAGAGATGGCGAAGTGTTTGCTGAAAATGCAGAACTGCTTGTTTGTGCAAATTGATTAGCTGTCGGTGCCGAAAATGGGTTTGAAGGAGCACCAAAACCACCTGATGTAAAGGGAGAGGACTTAGCAAATAGATTCCCTGTTGTTGGTGGATTTGTTTGAAAACTCGGCTGTGGAGATGCAAAGCTATTTGCCACTGGAGCTACAGAAGTGTTTGGTCCACCTTTGTCTCCACGCTGGTAATCTTCCCACCTTAATTCTTCATGACTCTTATCTTTGTATGCAGGCATGGCTGATATGGAATCAAGTTTTGCAGCAGGCTGACTACCACTTGTAGCACTGTCAGCATCTGGTGTTTGCACATAAGGCTGTATTCTGCTTCCTCCAGATTGATTACCATGCGGACCTTGCCCAAATGCCGGTGCTGCAGTCTGCACGCCAAATGGAGAAGTTTGTGCTCCAAAAGGTGAAGGATTTGTTCCAAAGGGAGTGCTACCAGTTGCAGGTGCTGTTTGTCCAAAAGCTGGTGATGAACCAAAACTAAAAGCACTTGTTGATGTGCCAAATGAAGGTGTAGTTGAAGCTCCAAAAGCTGGAGCACTACTCACACCAAATGCTGTTGTACTTGAAGATCCAAAACTAGGAGTTGTGTTTGAACCAAACGGCGTGGAACCAAATGCTGGGGTGCTGGAAGCACCAAATAAGGATGTTGATGTTGAGCCAAATGCTGGGGTGGCTGTGGCACCAAATGATGGCGTTGTCGTGGTGCCAAAGGCCGGCGTAGTTGTGGCGCCAAAAGTGCTGTTGCCAAATGTTGGTTGCGTTTGCTGGAATGTGCTACCAAAGGGACTAGACTGGCTAGGTGATGATCCAAAACCCCCAAAACTTGGCTTTTGTCCAAACAAAGAACCTGCAGAATTTGCAGAGTAGAGTGTTATATCACACGCCGCAAAGGTGCAGGCCTAAAGAGAAAAGTTAAGAACAATGACATAGTAGCATCTATTAATAAGTATCTATGTGGAACAAATGTGGAATGCGACATTTAAACATTACAcaaaaagataaataaatgCAGCCAAAACAAAGATAACTACCAAATGAATTGCGATGGTTCTCAGACATAAGCATGTTTCAATGAAGACTACTCCCAGCAGAGGAACTTGCTACCTTAGGAAATAGGAACTACCAACAACGGTTATAATTTTTAATAGTCGGACAGTGAACTTCCAACTTAAGCACCAGACTATAGTCCAGGTGACACAACCTAAAAGGTTGCTTTGGCATAGCTTGTTCTGGCCTTTCAGAAAACAAAGTAATAACTGGGAGCTGCAAGATTTATTGTCCGCTTTTCGTTGATAAAACAATCACAGAGGAGGTGCATGGCCAGTAAAGATCCAGTAATTAGATGTTGCATAACAAAAGGTTGTAGAAGATAAATGCCGAGATCGCGAGCACGGTACAAACCGCTG
The Brachypodium distachyon strain Bd21 chromosome 2, Brachypodium_distachyon_v3.0, whole genome shotgun sequence genome window above contains:
- the LOC100833671 gene encoding nuclear pore complex protein NUP98A produces the protein MFGSTNPFGQSSGSAFGQTSSNPFGAQSAFGQTSAPANNPFGSPTPAFGAQTGTASPFGAASTSPFGQTSAPAFGATSTPAFGAASTGGFGQPSTPAFGTPSSSPFGSSTPAFGASPTPAFGAASSNFGSGSLFGQKPSFGGFGSSPSQSSPFGSTFQQTQPTFGNSTFGATTTPAFGTTTTPSFGATATPAFGSTSTSLFGASSTPAFGSTPFGSNTTPSFGSSSTTAFGVSSAPAFGASTTPSFGTSTSAFSFGSSPAFGQTAPATGSTPFGTNPSPFGAQTSPFGVQTAAPAFGQGPHGNQSGGSRIQPYVQTPDADSATSGSQPAAKLDSISAMPAYKDKSHEELRWEDYQRGDKGGPNTSVAPVANSFASPQPSFQTNPPTTGNLFAKSSPFTSGGFGAPSNPFSAPTANQFAQTSSSAFSANTSPSLFANTTPSLFNTSSTSTNPFGTGLSIGNNSQSAGLFQSSPAIGQQPFGQQSSTSAFSAGIFNTSNLGMTGGLFSSSSSPFLTSTFQQSAPGQTPSLFSFQPQTQQASAGGFPAVSNTTNLVPFGQQTTSQSNMVMQPALVLNPFGTLPAMPQMSIGNGGSSPSIQYGISSMPVAEKPLASRTLSMVVPRHLSQRRMKLLPRKYNPTSDGKVPFFADDEESSATPKADAFLIPRENPRSLIIRPIDQWPSRNVVDRQSILSDSADPNKQTDALVRRERNSAFMSPTQSGPMGNGMYRDDHHASSELEAGTRRVNGASIEKLMPKLSQADYFTEPSLEELAAKERAEPGYCCRVRDFVVGHQAYGSIKFLGETDIRGLDLESIVEFNNREVIVYKDDSKKPPVGEGLNKAAVVTLLNIKCVNRKTGDQYTEGPRVDKYRDMLVKKAEEQGAEFISFDASKGEWKFRVKHFSSYGFGEAEAGAFDSL
- the LOC100833369 gene encoding uncharacterized protein LOC100833369; the encoded protein is MRPAAAPVTHDDLSLRKAHDRRAARSGGQIAMGLVGLSVLCGLISFILCLAAEGSRSEVSNYLMTVQGSAGQMDVCFYNSSGRSPLIFAIAAFLLLAVAMFAVHAYMLLAVAAPDSAATAHAVAQDHPRVSTGPNTLPWQTCCLFFVTWICFGLAEVLLMIGIGVESGHVSDWRKPRPVCHRVRPGMFAAAGILGLITVVVGFVVYVTAVQAHKLRGHHGGAGHHYPGHAGVPHHHLPPVSYPPHPAPHPYPQPHPHPHPMLPNAPEITAAPCQVQPSNAGCITKVSTAV
- the LOC100846088 gene encoding importin subunit alpha-1a — encoded protein: MSLRPNERVEARKSSYKSTVDADDGRRRREGDMVEIRKSRREESLLKKRREGLQAQAPVPAAGVEKKLESLPAMVAGVYSDDINLQLEATTQFRKLLSIERSPPIEEVIKSGVVPRFVQCLGRDDFPQLQFEAAWALTNIASGTSENTKVVIDHGAVPIFVKLLGSGSDDVREQAVWALGNVAGDSPRCRDLVLESGALMPLLAQLNEHAKLSMLRNATWTLSNFCRGKPQPAFDQTKPALPALARLIHSNDEEVLTDACWALSYLSDGTNDKIQSVIDAGVCPRLVELLLHPSPSVLIPALRTVGNIVTGDDSQTQCIIDHQALACLLSLLTQNHKKSIKKEACWTVSNITAGNKDQIQAVINAGIIGPLVHLLQTAEFDIKKEAAWAISNATSGGSHDQIKYLVSEGCIKPLCDLLICPDSRIVTVCLEGLENILKVGETDKNLGGDGNVYALMIDEAEGLEKIENLQSHDNNEIYEKAVKILEAYWMDEEDDAMGGAMEASQGVSFDFGQGGNPDLNLG